Proteins co-encoded in one Campylobacter ornithocola genomic window:
- a CDS encoding AEC family transporter produces MYVFSSLFSIFCLLFGGYFAKKIKILKQKQARAFLDFAIIFALPCLIFERTYHLNFDFSLIVIILIGLFSALFSALFCTFLGFFFKFSKSTLVSIFLLSSFGNTLFVGIPIISGIYKEAYFLGEIILYDALATSLPVALLAPFVISLASEQKVSFLQNLKKVFTFPPFVALILGICFKLITLPEFIFEPLRLLGSSATPIALFAIGLNLGFSSITTSYKATSIVIFGKMILTPLIFLALLKLLNFDLNPSSIIALLESAMPTMTMMAAMIMKAKLDTNLAVSSVAFGIVFAFISLPIWVYFLT; encoded by the coding sequence ATGTATGTTTTCTCCTCTTTATTTAGTATATTTTGCTTACTTTTTGGTGGATATTTTGCCAAAAAAATCAAAATTTTAAAACAAAAACAAGCACGCGCTTTTTTAGATTTTGCTATTATTTTTGCTTTACCTTGTTTGATTTTTGAAAGAACTTATCATCTAAATTTTGATTTTTCTCTAATTGTTATCATTTTAATTGGTCTATTTTCGGCTCTTTTTTCGGCTTTATTTTGTACATTTTTAGGTTTCTTTTTTAAATTTAGTAAAAGCACTCTTGTGAGTATTTTTTTACTTTCTAGTTTTGGAAATACTTTATTTGTAGGCATACCTATCATTAGTGGAATTTATAAAGAAGCTTATTTTTTAGGAGAAATTATCCTTTATGATGCTCTTGCAACCTCACTTCCTGTGGCTTTGCTTGCCCCCTTTGTTATTTCTTTAGCTAGCGAACAAAAGGTAAGTTTTTTACAAAATCTAAAAAAAGTCTTTACTTTTCCACCTTTTGTCGCTTTGATTTTAGGAATTTGCTTTAAGCTAATCACACTTCCTGAATTTATCTTTGAACCTTTAAGATTGCTTGGATCTAGTGCTACACCTATAGCTTTATTTGCTATAGGATTAAACTTAGGTTTTAGCTCTATTACAACTTCTTATAAAGCTACTTCAATAGTCATTTTTGGTAAAATGATACTTACCCCTTTGATATTTTTAGCACTTTTAAAACTTTTAAATTTTGATTTAAATCCTAGCTCTATCATCGCCTTGCTTGAATCAGCTATGCCAACCATGACTATGATGGCAGCTATGATTATGAAAGCTAAGCTTGATACAAATTTAGCTGTGAGTTCAGTAGCTTTTGGTATAGTATTTGCCTTTATTTCTTTGCCTATTTGGGTGTATTTTTTAACCTAA
- a CDS encoding bifunctional anthranilate synthase component I family protein/class IV aminotransferase has protein sequence MPPAIFGKYLYDDLAFTLKAHTQNESKKAFKIIEKYKNDYYFLGYIQYEFYKYLEDKNYKSKEPFLYFFAFKTRKMFINEEKNLDFYPSFLSKLNQEKYFENFNKVKQAIAKGQSYQVNLTQELHLQSNLSLYESFLSLYPKQNTPYKAYIKNEFLELASFSPELFFKIKNKKIITKPMKGTIKRSNNPKEDEKLKNFLKQDEKTISENVMIVDLLRNDISKLIKKHSLKCELFEVKTYPTLHQLISKISGKLKQKNDYFKIFKALFPCGSITGAPKIETIKLIQNLEQRDRGIYCGAIGLIHKNKAKFSVAIRTLEKKNNDSFLRYGVGSGLVWDSQKQDEFKELKLKSKILEPNFYLFETMYYKNNSILFFKEHLVRILNSAKFFGFETQRLIHDFKNILNSKDKKIHFKSLQNFNDFAFNHQHFFIKSNFTQKGQKAIKLQLFKNGLYEFNFSNIQENSSKKLLISKDVLKVNLLTHHKTSLRSLYEANSHLWKENICYDIVFFNEQGLLCEGSRTNIIINLNSEYFTPYAKNCLNGIYRQALLKYKLIKEKDITKDELLNAKEIYAINSLRGLKRVFL, from the coding sequence ATGCCACCTGCTATCTTTGGAAAATATCTTTATGATGATCTTGCCTTCACTCTTAAAGCCCACACTCAAAATGAAAGCAAGAAAGCTTTTAAAATCATAGAAAAATATAAAAATGATTATTATTTCTTAGGTTATATTCAATATGAATTTTATAAATACTTAGAAGATAAAAACTATAAAAGCAAAGAGCCTTTTCTATATTTTTTTGCTTTTAAAACAAGGAAAATGTTTATAAATGAAGAAAAAAATCTAGATTTTTACCCTAGCTTTTTATCAAAGTTAAATCAAGAAAAATATTTTGAAAATTTTAATAAAGTCAAGCAAGCTATCGCTAAAGGACAAAGCTATCAAGTCAATCTTACTCAAGAATTACACTTACAATCAAATCTTAGTTTATATGAGAGTTTTTTAAGCCTTTACCCTAAACAAAACACCCCTTATAAAGCTTATATAAAAAACGAATTCTTAGAATTAGCTTCTTTTTCACCTGAGCTTTTTTTTAAAATCAAAAATAAAAAAATCATCACAAAACCCATGAAAGGCACAATCAAACGCTCAAACAACCCAAAAGAAGATGAAAAATTAAAAAACTTTTTAAAGCAAGATGAAAAAACTATTAGTGAAAATGTGATGATAGTTGATTTACTGCGTAATGATATTTCAAAACTTATCAAAAAACATTCATTAAAATGTGAACTTTTTGAGGTTAAAACCTACCCTACTTTACACCAACTCATTTCAAAAATAAGTGGTAAATTAAAACAAAAAAATGATTATTTTAAAATTTTCAAAGCTCTTTTTCCATGTGGATCTATCACAGGTGCACCTAAAATAGAAACCATCAAACTTATACAAAATTTAGAGCAAAGAGATCGTGGAATTTATTGCGGGGCTATAGGTTTAATCCATAAAAACAAAGCAAAATTTAGTGTAGCCATACGCACTTTAGAGAAAAAAAATAATGATAGTTTTTTAAGATATGGCGTGGGAAGTGGGCTTGTGTGGGACTCGCAAAAGCAAGATGAATTTAAAGAATTAAAGCTAAAAAGCAAAATTTTAGAACCTAACTTTTATTTGTTTGAAACAATGTATTATAAAAATAATTCTATTTTATTTTTTAAAGAACATTTAGTAAGAATTTTAAACTCGGCTAAATTTTTTGGTTTTGAAACTCAAAGATTAATACATGATTTTAAAAATATACTAAATAGTAAAGATAAAAAAATCCATTTTAAGTCTTTACAAAATTTCAATGATTTTGCTTTCAATCATCAGCATTTTTTTATAAAAAGTAATTTTACTCAAAAAGGTCAAAAAGCTATTAAATTACAACTTTTTAAAAATGGTCTTTATGAATTTAATTTTAGCAATATACAAGAAAATTCAAGTAAAAAACTACTCATAAGTAAAGATGTCTTAAAAGTAAATCTTTTAACACATCATAAAACTTCCCTGCGTAGCTTATATGAAGCAAATTCTCATCTATGGAAAGAAAATATTTGTTATGATATAGTTTTTTTTAACGAACAAGGCTTACTTTGTGAGGGTTCAAGAACCAACATTATCATAAATTTAAACAGCGAATATTTTACTCCTTATGCTAAAAACTGCCTAAATGGTATTTATAGACAAGCACTCTTAAAATACAAACTCATCAAAGAAAAAGATATCACTAAAGATGAGCTTTTAAATGCTAAAGAAATTTATGCTATTAATTCTTTAAGAGGCTTAAAAAGGGTGTTTTTATGA
- a CDS encoding anthranilate synthase component II translates to MRVLIIDNYDSFTYTIAFYLKELNISYKIIKNDKFKNPKKLKKYDFTHLLISPGPNSPKESKLSLKAIKYFKKSKKILGICLGHQCIAYAFGGKISKLPNPTHGKVKTINFKPNSLFKNLEQNFKICLYHSLYVSHIGKKCEILAQSEDNIIMVLKHRKYDIYGVQFHPEAILSQNGKNLLKNFLTL, encoded by the coding sequence ATGAGAGTTTTAATTATAGATAATTATGATTCTTTTACCTACACCATAGCCTTTTATTTAAAAGAGTTAAACATTTCTTATAAAATCATCAAAAACGATAAATTTAAAAACCCCAAAAAGCTTAAAAAGTATGATTTTACTCATCTTTTAATCTCTCCTGGTCCAAATTCTCCAAAAGAATCAAAGCTAAGTTTAAAAGCTATAAAATACTTCAAAAAGAGCAAAAAAATTCTTGGAATTTGTTTGGGTCATCAATGTATAGCTTATGCATTTGGTGGTAAAATTTCTAAACTTCCAAATCCAACTCATGGTAAGGTAAAAACTATAAATTTTAAACCAAACTCACTTTTTAAAAATCTTGAACAAAATTTTAAAATTTGTTTATATCACTCTCTTTATGTCAGTCATATAGGTAAAAAATGTGAAATTTTAGCCCAAAGTGAAGATAATATCATCATGGTTTTAAAACATAGAAAATACGACATTTATGGAGTCCAGTTTCACCCCGAAGCTATACTTAGTCAAAATGGTAAAAATCTACTTAAAAATTTTCTAACTTTATAA
- a CDS encoding TolC family protein, whose product MKILCLLFLPLFLLANNLKDFIDLSLNNESYLQKQLQFSKSILEQESIQNAYLPSLHLGVSYLGSNKDRFIIEPQESLMSTLSLKFLLFDGGNREAKIASMQSLKQLAHLEKENMANYMALSASVLYFNYLSLESIVKSYKQKEITLQNQLKRLENFYQAGLASQSELESIRAKYELSSYELAQNELKLYELKNEIYNLSKTHFTPSFQNVLQEPSEEKNKSYEIALMQEKLNLENLKIDSAKAELFPKIFLQNSFSFYDMNYNPKLPYELKTTSEDFLKEHGQSNRFFITFEWKIFDFGANQKALEAQKYTSKITQLELEKTKRKVDIELDNLLQEIEISKVKIKALNASFNAANLAFKAIEKKYIAGLCSYVEYLNALELKYKSQSQLELAKNEYEITKARYYFTAGIDIKTKVLE is encoded by the coding sequence ATGAAAATTTTATGTTTACTTTTCTTGCCTTTATTTTTACTAGCTAACAACCTAAAAGACTTTATAGATTTAAGTTTAAATAATGAAAGTTACCTACAAAAACAGCTTCAATTTTCTAAAAGCATCTTAGAACAAGAAAGCATTCAAAATGCTTATTTGCCAAGTTTGCATTTAGGAGTTTCTTATCTTGGCTCAAACAAAGATCGCTTCATCATAGAACCTCAAGAAAGTCTAATGAGTACACTTTCGCTTAAATTTTTACTTTTTGATGGAGGTAATAGAGAAGCAAAAATCGCCAGTATGCAAAGTTTAAAACAGCTTGCTCATCTTGAAAAAGAAAATATGGCAAATTACATGGCACTTAGCGCTAGTGTTTTGTATTTTAATTACCTTAGTTTAGAAAGTATTGTAAAGAGCTACAAACAAAAAGAAATCACTCTACAAAATCAACTCAAACGTTTAGAAAATTTTTATCAAGCTGGACTTGCTAGTCAAAGCGAACTTGAAAGCATAAGAGCAAAATATGAGTTAAGTTCTTATGAATTAGCTCAAAATGAATTAAAATTATATGAATTAAAAAATGAAATTTACAACCTTAGTAAAACACATTTTACACCTTCTTTTCAAAATGTCTTACAAGAACCAAGTGAAGAAAAAAACAAAAGCTATGAAATAGCCCTTATGCAAGAAAAATTAAATTTAGAAAATTTAAAAATAGACTCTGCTAAAGCTGAGTTGTTTCCAAAAATATTTTTACAAAATAGTTTTAGCTTTTATGATATGAATTATAATCCTAAATTACCTTATGAATTAAAAACAACAAGTGAAGATTTTTTAAAAGAACATGGACAAAGTAATCGTTTTTTTATAACTTTTGAGTGGAAAATTTTTGATTTTGGTGCTAACCAAAAAGCCTTAGAAGCTCAAAAATACACAAGTAAAATCACCCAGCTAGAGCTTGAAAAAACCAAAAGAAAAGTAGATATAGAACTAGATAATCTTTTACAAGAAATTGAAATTTCTAAAGTTAAAATAAAAGCATTAAACGCAAGTTTTAATGCAGCTAATCTAGCATTTAAAGCCATAGAAAAAAAATACATTGCAGGGCTATGTTCATATGTAGAATATCTAAATGCATTAGAATTAAAATACAAAAGCCAAAGTCAGCTTGAATTAGCTAAAAATGAATATGAAATCACGAAAGCAAGATATTATTTTACAGCTGGGATTGATATCAAAACAAAGGTTTTAGAATGA
- a CDS encoding efflux RND transporter periplasmic adaptor subunit, giving the protein MKFVFLFLFSLLTLKAEEIYASFDVLAQNQSKLSLQNVGIVKAIYANVNDKVKKDQILLKLEDSSEQIALKLAQNEYKLATLALEHAKSSLEKFKKVQEVIDKQSYENILFEFQKAQTLQQKAFLNIQHYKDLIDKKTLKAPYDGIVSKKYIDIGDGAKGISHVLFEFFSYPKVKLLISFDEKFKDKVKIDDIFIYKIDSNEKEYQGKITLIYPSIDIKTRKVYAEVEALSFTPGSFGEGKIITKD; this is encoded by the coding sequence ATGAAATTTGTATTTTTATTTTTATTTTCTTTACTTACTTTAAAAGCTGAAGAAATTTATGCTAGTTTTGATGTACTCGCACAAAATCAATCAAAATTATCCCTGCAAAACGTTGGTATAGTCAAGGCAATCTATGCTAATGTTAATGATAAAGTAAAAAAAGACCAAATTTTACTTAAGCTTGAAGATTCTAGTGAACAAATAGCTTTAAAATTAGCACAAAATGAATACAAACTTGCCACTCTTGCACTAGAGCATGCTAAAAGTTCTTTGGAAAAATTTAAAAAAGTTCAAGAAGTAATAGATAAACAAAGTTATGAAAATATTTTATTTGAATTTCAAAAAGCACAAACTTTGCAACAAAAGGCTTTTTTAAACATACAACACTATAAAGACTTGATAGATAAAAAAACCCTAAAAGCGCCTTATGATGGGATTGTTTCTAAAAAATACATCGACATAGGAGATGGAGCTAAAGGAATTTCTCATGTTTTGTTTGAATTTTTTTCTTATCCAAAAGTAAAATTACTTATAAGTTTTGATGAAAAATTCAAAGATAAAGTAAAAATCGATGATATTTTTATTTATAAAATAGATTCAAACGAAAAAGAATATCAAGGTAAAATCACACTTATTTATCCAAGCATAGATATAAAAACACGAAAAGTTTATGCAGAAGTTGAAGCTTTAAGCTTTACTCCAGGTTCTTTTGGAGAAGGAAAAATCATCACCAAGGATTAA
- a CDS encoding efflux RND transporter permease subunit — MYRFAINNPIAILMFFIALVIFGAFSIFSMPINLYPKVDIPLIKITTTTNGDLKFIESKITKEIENAISDVQGIKNINSTSYNNFSISVIEFELGKNLEVAANDIRDKLNTITLPAKPTLEKISPDAGSVVSLFLSSNDNLKLMRKIDNDIKPFLQRISGVGTINDIAFLKPQVQIKLLPNALQKYHINALDVAKIIQSHNFKQYLGEFENSKDNFTIKGYFEAQNLEELKNIRIFSGIFLKDIANISYGLEDQKQFAMLNEKNGVLLELNKISGYNSLKVIENIKNSLKTLQTIAGNDIEIKIVYDKSQNILKHINQVIFDMIFGVVLTLLIVYVFLRNISATILAFIVLPTSIISSFFLINLLGYDINRLTIIALTLSIGIFIDDAIVIIESIAKKAKSLPPLQASFEGIKEIGFSVLSISAVLLCVFIPIAYMNSIPGLFFNVLATSVASGVIISYLVSVFLIPTLSARFLNTNESTFYKKSEFLFKKLDLFYENLLYKVLANKIKFILSTLVIIILCFSLAPKIGLDFLPIEEDSEIQVLLESKNDLSLEAMKAKSLKVYENIKQDPNVAYAYLLIGYSDAKEIKKAKIYVKLKPLNERKFRQPKLISLFQEKLNSYKDLKIKVLELPKIEGAGIEDPVQIQILGDDLKLIKEAIDRMKEVFLKHEGFVAIDDNEGDLKEEIAITINKEKAAKLGINPQELAYVLAYSFGNLSVGNMDYKNFKDEIILSFDETFKKNPTSLELIELKNQYNENIKLSSIANFSYKKDLSLINRHNKTTSIKLTSSIENISLGDVRNIFESNLAYILGNSNLSFAYSGFLDFLDDTISGFLFSISLGMILIYLILASLYSSLILPLIIMISMPLAFGGACFGIFITGNHFSLFVLVAIILLFGMVGKNAILLVDVANKKCNEGMEVEKALIYAGKSRLRAILMTTFAMIFSMLPLALSKGSGFEGNSPMAIAIIFGLISSTLLTLLVVPALFKFAYNLDTKIKKIYQRQKI, encoded by the coding sequence TTGTATCGTTTTGCTATCAACAATCCCATTGCTATTTTGATGTTTTTTATCGCTTTAGTAATTTTTGGTGCTTTTTCTATTTTTAGCATGCCTATTAATCTTTATCCAAAAGTAGATATTCCTTTGATTAAAATCACTACTACTACTAATGGAGATTTAAAATTCATAGAATCAAAAATAACCAAAGAAATAGAAAATGCAATTTCAGATGTACAAGGGATAAAAAATATCAATTCTACAAGTTATAATAATTTCTCTATTTCAGTTATCGAATTTGAATTAGGTAAAAATTTAGAAGTAGCTGCAAATGACATTAGAGATAAACTTAACACCATTACTCTTCCAGCAAAACCAACATTAGAAAAAATATCCCCTGATGCAGGTTCTGTTGTATCGTTGTTTTTAAGTTCTAATGATAATTTAAAACTTATGCGCAAAATAGATAATGATATAAAACCTTTTTTACAAAGAATTTCTGGTGTTGGAACAATCAATGACATAGCCTTTTTAAAACCACAAGTTCAAATCAAACTCTTACCTAATGCCTTACAAAAATACCATATCAATGCACTTGATGTTGCCAAAATCATTCAAAGTCATAATTTTAAACAATACTTAGGTGAGTTTGAAAATTCAAAAGATAATTTTACTATTAAAGGATACTTTGAAGCACAAAATTTAGAAGAGCTAAAAAATATACGTATTTTTAGTGGAATATTTTTAAAAGATATAGCAAATATAAGCTATGGTTTAGAAGATCAAAAGCAGTTTGCAATGCTTAATGAAAAAAATGGAGTATTACTTGAGCTTAATAAAATTTCTGGTTATAACTCTTTAAAAGTTATAGAAAATATCAAAAATTCTTTAAAAACTCTACAAACAATAGCAGGTAATGATATAGAAATTAAAATAGTTTATGATAAAAGTCAAAATATCTTAAAACACATAAACCAAGTCATTTTTGATATGATTTTTGGTGTAGTTTTAACACTTTTAATAGTATATGTATTTTTAAGAAATATTAGTGCAACTATTTTAGCTTTTATCGTTTTACCAACTTCGATTATTTCTAGTTTTTTTCTTATTAATCTTTTGGGTTATGATATCAACCGCTTAACTATCATAGCTCTTACTTTAAGTATAGGAATTTTTATTGATGATGCTATTGTTATAATTGAAAGTATAGCTAAAAAAGCAAAAAGTCTCCCTCCATTGCAAGCTTCATTTGAAGGAATTAAAGAAATTGGTTTTAGTGTTTTAAGTATTAGTGCTGTTTTATTGTGCGTGTTTATACCTATTGCTTATATGAATTCAATTCCTGGTTTATTTTTTAATGTTTTAGCTACAAGTGTTGCTTCTGGTGTGATTATAAGCTATCTTGTAAGTGTATTTTTAATACCTACTTTAAGTGCTAGATTTTTAAACACTAACGAAAGCACATTTTATAAAAAAAGCGAGTTCTTGTTTAAAAAACTTGACCTTTTTTATGAAAATTTACTTTATAAAGTTTTAGCTAATAAGATTAAATTTATCCTATCAACGCTTGTTATAATTATTTTGTGTTTTTCTTTAGCTCCTAAAATAGGATTAGATTTTCTACCTATAGAAGAAGATAGCGAAATACAAGTTTTATTAGAAAGCAAAAACGACTTATCTTTAGAAGCTATGAAGGCAAAAAGTTTAAAAGTATATGAAAATATAAAACAAGATCCAAATGTTGCCTATGCATATTTACTCATAGGATATAGTGATGCAAAGGAAATTAAAAAAGCAAAGATTTATGTAAAATTAAAACCTTTAAATGAAAGAAAATTCAGACAACCTAAACTTATAAGTCTTTTTCAAGAAAAATTAAACTCATATAAAGATTTAAAAATAAAAGTTTTAGAACTCCCTAAAATAGAAGGAGCAGGCATTGAAGATCCGGTTCAAATTCAAATTTTAGGAGATGATTTAAAACTGATAAAAGAAGCTATTGATAGAATGAAAGAAGTGTTTTTAAAACATGAAGGCTTTGTTGCTATAGATGATAATGAAGGAGATTTAAAAGAAGAAATAGCCATCACTATCAATAAAGAAAAAGCAGCAAAACTTGGTATCAATCCTCAAGAACTTGCCTATGTTTTGGCTTATTCTTTTGGAAATTTAAGCGTTGGAAATATGGACTATAAAAATTTCAAAGATGAAATTATCCTTAGTTTTGATGAAACTTTTAAGAAAAATCCAACAAGTCTTGAGCTAATCGAACTTAAAAATCAATACAATGAAAATATAAAGCTTTCTAGCATTGCAAATTTTTCATACAAAAAAGATCTATCACTAATCAATAGACACAATAAAACCACAAGCATAAAACTAACTTCAAGTATAGAAAACATTTCTTTAGGTGATGTAAGAAATATTTTTGAATCCAATTTAGCTTATATTTTAGGAAATAGCAATCTATCTTTTGCTTATTCTGGATTTTTAGACTTTTTAGATGATACCATTAGCGGGTTTTTATTTTCTATATCTTTAGGAATGATTTTAATTTATCTAATTCTTGCTTCTTTATACTCAAGCTTAATACTTCCTTTAATCATCATGATAAGTATGCCTTTAGCTTTTGGTGGAGCATGTTTTGGAATTTTTATCACAGGAAATCATTTTTCTTTATTTGTACTTGTGGCTATTATTTTACTTTTTGGTATGGTAGGTAAAAATGCTATATTATTAGTAGATGTAGCTAATAAAAAATGCAATGAGGGTATGGAAGTAGAAAAAGCACTAATTTATGCAGGAAAAAGTCGTTTAAGAGCCATTTTAATGACTACTTTTGCAATGATTTTTTCTATGCTTCCACTAGCACTTTCAAAGGGTTCTGGCTTTGAAGGAAATTCTCCTATGGCCATTGCTATTATATTTGGTCTTATTAGCTCTACCTTACTTACGCTTTTAGTAGTACCTGCTTTATTTAAATTTGCTTATAATTTAGATACAAAAATAAAAAAAATCTACCAAAGACAAAAAATTTAA